CGGTGCCGGCAAAGGTGGTGCTGCCGAGCACGATGTTCGCCTCGCGCGCGCCGCCGGCGTGCACCAGGAGGATGCCCTTGGGTACGGGGCTCAGGCGCGGTGCCGGGAGGGCGGCGGGCCGGAGCCCCTTCCACCCGCCGAACCAGCGCAGCGCCAGGCGGCGTGCCTCCACCAGCGTGATGTCGCCGGCCACCACCAGCAGCGCGCCGGCGGGCCGAACCCGGGCGCGGTGAAAGGCCAGCAGGTCCTGGCGGGTGATGGCCGCCACGCTCTGGGGCGTCGGCCGGCGGGCGTACGGGCTCTCCCGATAGGTCCCGATCAGGAAGACGCGGGCACCCAGCGTGCCGGGATCCCCCAGGCCCTGGGAAAGCGAGGCGGCGGTCCGGTCGCGCTGGCCGGCAAATTCGGCCGAGTCGAGCGTGGGGCGGAGCAGGGCGTCGGCCATGAGCTCGAAGGCGAGCGCCGCCTGCGGTGAGATCACATCGGCCTGCAGGGTGAGCTGGTCGGGGTCCGCGATCGCGGAGAGCGAGCCACCGACCTCCTCCACGGCGCGGGCCACCTCGGCCGCGCCGCGCGCGCCACCACCACGGGTCAGCAGCGCGGCCAGCAGGTCTGCGGTGCCCTCGCGGCCCTCGGCATCGAATGCGCTGCCCGCCGCCACGGTGAGGGCCACCGAGACCACCGGCTGCCGGTGCTGCTCCAGCAGCACCAGCCGCAGCCCGTTCGGCAGCAGCGCCTCCTGGGCGCGGGGCAGGGCGGCCGCCGTGACCGGGGCGGCGGCGGGGGGCTCCGCAGCGGGCTGCTGGGCGCGCAGCCCGAACGGGAGCGTGAGCAGCGCGAGGGGGAACAGGCGGGCGGCGGTCATCGCGCGGCCTCCGGGGTCACGACGAGGGTGAGCGCGTTCGCGGGCACCAGCCAGGCGGCCGCCACCCGGCGCAGGTCGGCCAGGGTGACGGCCTGCGCCTGGGCCACCTCGGTGTTGGCCGCCGCGGCCGAGCCATGGAACGTGGCGGCGTGCTGCAGGACCCCGGCGATATCACCGGGACGCTCCCGGCCGCTCACCGCGCCGGCGAGGTAGATCGTCCTCGCCCGTGCCAGGTCCGTCTCCGTGATCTCGGGGCCCGCCGCCCAGGCGCTCTGCCGGGCCAGGAGCCCGAGCAGCGAATCGGCGCTCACCCCGGGCGACGCGATGGCGAAGAGCGCGAACGCCCCGGGCCCCCGTCGCTCGCCGAGGATGCCGCCCTGGGTCCCGTAGGCCGCGCGCGCGGAGCGCATCAGCTCCGAGGTGAGCCGGCCGGCGCTCCCCTGGCTCAGGATGATCTCCAGCAGTTCGAGCGCCGGGGTGTCTGGGTGTTCGTGGGACGGGATCCGGTAGACCAGCCCGGCGCCGATGCTGGTGGCGTTCGGGTCCGTGGCACGCAGCTCCCGCGGCCCGGGACGGTAGCTGGGCGTGCAGGTCGCGGCCGGGGCGTCCGGGCCGCGCGGGATGCCGCTGAAGTACTCCGTCACCAGGCGCCGGGTCGCCACCGGATCGAGGTCGCCGGCCACCACCAGGCGGGCGCGGTTGGGGGCGTATCGCTCGCTCCGGTACTGCGCCGCGTCCGCGGTGGCCAGGGCCGAGATGGTCAGCAGGGTGCCCGCCGGCGAATGGGTGTAGCCGGCGCAGCTGGTGGAATCGTACAGGGAGCCGATGCCGCGGGAGATGGCCTCGGCATAGGGCTCGTTCTGCAGCTGCCCGCGCAGCTCATCCAGCAGCCCCAGCCTGGCCTCGGCCACGGTCGTGTCGTTCACCGCCAGCGACCCCATCCGCTCCGCTTCCAGCCACAGTCCGAGCGCCAGTCGGCTCGAGGGAAGCACCGTGGTGAACCGGCCCACCTCTTCATCGACCGAGGCGCTCACCCGTCCGCCCAGGTCGGTGGCGACGGTGGCGTGGCCTCCCGGCGGCACGTGCGCCGTGCCGGCGAAGAGCAGGCGCTCGAACAGCCGCGCCAGCCCCGCCTTGGCAGCCGGTTCGTTGCGGGAGCCGGCGTCGTACCAGACGCTGATGCCCACCACCTGGGAGCTGTGGTCAGGCGCGAGGACCACCTCGAGCCCGTTGGGCAGCGCAAACTGCTCGTAGGTGAGGGGGCCGACGGCCTGTCCGTGGAGCGGCGGGGCCGTGATCAGCAGCGCGCCACCGCACCAGGCGGCCAGGCGCAGGACGAAACGTCGGGGAGTCGGGGCAGAGGCTGGCACGCGGAGTTGACGACCGGTCGGGGGTGTACGGCGGCTCCGGCGCGGCCGGAGGGGAGGGAAGAAGGTAGCCGCCCGGGTGCCGTGCCGCGACTGCCGGGTCAGCCCCGGGAGGCCACGATCCGTTCCGGGTAGTTGCCGCAGATCCCGTCGACGCCGAGCGCGGCGAGGCGCGCGATCTCCGCGGGGTCGTTGGCGGTCCAGGCCACCAGCTGGAAGCCCGCGGCGTGGAGGTCGTCGACCAGCGGCGCATCGATCAGGTGCGTCTCCATCCACAGCGTGTCGGCTCCGGATCCGCGCAGCACCGCCAACGTGTCCAGGAGATACGAGGCGAGCAGGATGCCGCGCGGCAACTCCGGCCGCCGCTCCCCCAGCCGGGCGATGATGCGGTGGTCGAAGGCGTGCACGGCGTACCGCTCCGGCGTCGGGCCCGCGTCGAGCACCTCGAACAGCGACTTATCGAACACCGGCGGCAGCGTCTTCACCTCGACCCACACGTCGAGTCCCGCCAGCAGGCCGAGGGCCTCCGCCAGCGTCGGGATCGGCTCGCCGTTGGGCAGGCGGTACGCGCCGAAGGCCGAGGCCGGCAGCGCGCCGATGGCGCCGACCCCCGCCACGTGGGGGTCGTGGTGCACCAGCAGCTCGCCATCGCTGGTGGCGTGGATGTCGAGTTCGACGCCGTCGGCGCCCAGCGCCACGGCCCGGCGGAAGGCGGTGGGGGAGTTTTCGTGGGCGTGGCCCGAGGCGCCGCGATGGGCGATTGCGAGGGCGGGCATGGGGTCAGTCCACCCGTTCCACCACGAGGGCGATGCCCTGGCCCACGCCGATGCACATCGCCGCCAGCCCGTACCGGCCGCCGGTGCGGCGGAGCCCGTGGACCAGCGTGGCCAGGATCCGGGCGCCGCTGGCGCCCAGCGGGTGCCCCAGGGCGATCGCCCCGCCGTAGACGTTCACCCGGGCGGGATCGAGGGCCAGGTCGCGGATGCAGGCGATGGACTGGGCGGAGAAGGCCTCATTCAGTTCGATCAGGTCGAGCTGCGCCGTCCGGAGGCCGGCGCGGGCGAGGACCTTCCGGACCGCGGGCACGGGCCCGATCCCCATCACGCTCGGGTCTACCCCGGCCACCGCGCTCGCCACGATCCGGGCGAGCGGGCGGGCGCCCGTGCGTGCCAGGCCGGCCGTGCTCAGCACCGTCAGCGCGGCGGCGCCGTCATTGATGCCGCTCGCGCTGCCGGCGGTCACCGTACCGTCCTTGAGGAACGCCGGCTTCATCTTGGCCAGCGCCTCGAGGGTTACGCCGGGGCGCGGATGCTCATCGGCCGTGACGTTCGCGGTGCCGCCCTTGCCGTCGGCGAGGGGAACAGGGACGAGTTCATCCGCAAAGATCCCGGCCGCGATCGCGGCCTGGGCGCGGGCCTGGCTCTCGACGGCGAAGGCATCCTGCTCGGCGCGGCTGATGCCGTACTGCGCCGCCACCCGCTCCGCCGTTTCGCCGAGCGCGATGGTCCAGTCCCTGGCCATCCGCGGGTTGGTGAAGCGCCACCCGACGGTCGTGTCGGCCATGGGGGGCGGCGTCCGATTCCAGGCCGACCCGCTCTTCAGCATCACGTACGGCGCCCGGGTCATGCTCTCGACGCCCCCGGCGATGAACACGTCGCCCTCGCCGGCCCGGACCGCCTGGGCCGCGCTGGCGGCCGCCTGCAGCCCCGAGCCGCAGAGCCGGTTGACCGTCTGGCCTGGCACCGACACCGGCAGCCCCGCGAGCAGGGCGGCCATGCGGGCCACGTTCCGGTTGTCCTCCCCCGCCTGGTTGCTGCAGCCGAAGATCACGTCCTCGATCAGGTCGGCGGGGATGGCGCTCCGTTCCACGAGGGCGCGGATGGCCACGGCCGCGAGGTCGTCGGGACGGACATCGGCCAGGGAGCCACCGGCTCGGCCGATCGGGGTGCGGAGGGCGTGGGAAATGAAGGCGTCGGACACGGTGGATCCAGGAACGGGGTGACCGCAATTTACGGGGCCGCGCTTGCGGCGGGGACGGGCACCGTCCCATCCTCCAGCCTGCGGAGAACTTAACACCCGCCGTGGAAGGGCGTCTCCCCGTTGACGATGCCAGTGCCGGCCGCCCTGCAATCAGCGAGTACCCCGGACGCCGACCTCGTCCGGGCCTTCCGGGACGGGCGCGAGGCCGCCGCGACCGAGCTGGTCGCGCGGCACGCCCGGGGCTTGGCGCGCTTCCTCGCCGCCGCCGGCGCCGACCACGGCGAGGTGGACGACCTGGTGCAGGAGACGTTCATCAAGGCGTTCCGGGCCCTGGACAGCTGGCGGGGCGAGTCGGCCTTCCGCAGCTGGCTGCTGAGCATCGCGAGCAACCTGCTCAAGGACCAGTTCCGGCGCCGGAAGGGTCGCACGGTCCTCTCGCTCGACGACAGCGACCTCGCCGCCGCCGATGATCCCGCGGCCACCCTCGACGCCCGCGAGGCGGAACGGCAGCTCGCCGACGGGCTCAGGACGCTGCCCCGGCTGCAGCGCGAGGTGTTCCTGCTGCGGGCGCAGCAGGGGATGGAATACGAGGCGATCGCGCAGGCGCTGGAGACCACCCCGGGGTCGGCCCGGGTGCACTACCACCACGCGGTCAAGCGGCTGAAGGAGCTCATCGCATGACGCCCTGCGAGCAGGTCACTGAACGGATGGTCGCCGTGGCGCACGGCGCCGGTGCCTTCACGGCCGAGGCGCAGGCCCACCTGACCGGTTGCCCTGACTGCGCCCTCGAATGGCGCCTGGTGCAGGCCGCCGGGCGTCTGGGCGACGGGTCGGCCCGCCGGGTCGATCCGGCGCGGGTCAGTGGCGCGGTGCTCAGGGAACTCCGGGCCGGGCGCCAGCGGACCCGGTGGATCCGCGGCGGGGCGCTCACCGGGTTGGCCGCCGCCGCGGCCCTGGTGCTGATGGTGCGGACGTCGGGGCCCGCGCCGGACCCGGGCGGGGAACGGCCCGGGATCGCGACGGCGGGGCTCTACGTGCCGCTCGCCGAACTGGAATCACTCGACGAGGGCCAGCTCGAGGCGGTGCTGGATGGCCTCGAGGCGCCGCTCACGGAGGGGGGAGCCGTGGCCCCGCCGGCCCTCGGGGACCTGGATGACGCTCAACTGGAGCGCGTGCTGCGCTCCCTGGAGGGGTAATGCGAACCGTTCGATGCCTGATCGTCCTGCTGGGGCTGGTGGTGGCGCCGCTCGCGGCGCAGGACCCGGGCGCCATCGATCCCGGCACCCGGGCCGGGGAACTGCGCCGCCTGATCGAGGAGCGCTTCACCGCCCGGGTGCGCGAGGAACTGGGGCTCACCGACCAGCAGGCCTCCCGGATGACGGAGGTCGTGGGCGCCTACTTCGTGAAGCGGCGGGTCATGGAACAGGAGGAACGCCGCCTGCGGCAGGGGCTCGCGGGAGAGCTGCGCCCCGGGGTGGCCGCCGACCGGGACAACGTCGGCCGGCTCACCGACCAGCTGCTCGACCTCAAGATCCGCTACGTCCAGAGCTACAAGGACGAGGTGCGCGAGCTCTCCGCCTTCCTGGATCCGGTGCAGCGGGCCCAGTTCCTGATCATGCGGGAACGGCTGCTCGACCGCATCCAGCAGGCGCAGGAGGCGCGGGCCGACACGGCAGGGCCCCCGTTCCGGCGGCGGTTGCGCCAACCTTAGACTCCGGCCCCGGAGGGTGGAACTCCGGGTGCCATTCCCCCGTATCCGCTCATCCACTACCTTCAGGCCCAGTTTCGGGTGAGGAGTGGGAGATGCGGATCGCTGCCACACTGTTCAGACTGTCACTCGGCCTGACCCTCGTGACGCCCCTGGCGGCCCAGGAGCGGCCCGCCGTGGTCTACCGGCTCGACGTCCACGGGACCATCGAGAACGGCCTGGCCCCCTATCTGGCCAGGGGGGTCCGCGAGGCCAACGCGGCCGGCGCCGCCGCCATCCTCCTTGACCTCGATACGCCGGGCGGCCGGGTCGACGCCGCCGAACGGATCGCCGACGCGGTCCGTGCCTCCCGTATTCCGGTCTATG
The Gemmatimonadota bacterium DNA segment above includes these coding regions:
- a CDS encoding acetyl-CoA C-acyltransferase; amino-acid sequence: MSDAFISHALRTPIGRAGGSLADVRPDDLAAVAIRALVERSAIPADLIEDVIFGCSNQAGEDNRNVARMAALLAGLPVSVPGQTVNRLCGSGLQAAASAAQAVRAGEGDVFIAGGVESMTRAPYVMLKSGSAWNRTPPPMADTTVGWRFTNPRMARDWTIALGETAERVAAQYGISRAEQDAFAVESQARAQAAIAAGIFADELVPVPLADGKGGTANVTADEHPRPGVTLEALAKMKPAFLKDGTVTAGSASGINDGAAALTVLSTAGLARTGARPLARIVASAVAGVDPSVMGIGPVPAVRKVLARAGLRTAQLDLIELNEAFSAQSIACIRDLALDPARVNVYGGAIALGHPLGASGARILATLVHGLRRTGGRYGLAAMCIGVGQGIALVVERVD
- a CDS encoding sigma-70 family RNA polymerase sigma factor translates to MPVPAALQSASTPDADLVRAFRDGREAAATELVARHARGLARFLAAAGADHGEVDDLVQETFIKAFRALDSWRGESAFRSWLLSIASNLLKDQFRRRKGRTVLSLDDSDLAAADDPAATLDAREAERQLADGLRTLPRLQREVFLLRAQQGMEYEAIAQALETTPGSARVHYHHAVKRLKELIA
- a CDS encoding Spy/CpxP family protein refolding chaperone, coding for MRTVRCLIVLLGLVVAPLAAQDPGAIDPGTRAGELRRLIEERFTARVREELGLTDQQASRMTEVVGAYFVKRRVMEQEERRLRQGLAGELRPGVAADRDNVGRLTDQLLDLKIRYVQSYKDEVRELSAFLDPVQRAQFLIMRERLLDRIQQAQEARADTAGPPFRRRLRQP
- a CDS encoding glycerophosphodiester phosphodiesterase, which codes for MPALAIAHRGASGHAHENSPTAFRRAVALGADGVELDIHATSDGELLVHHDPHVAGVGAIGALPASAFGAYRLPNGEPIPTLAEALGLLAGLDVWVEVKTLPPVFDKSLFEVLDAGPTPERYAVHAFDHRIIARLGERRPELPRGILLASYLLDTLAVLRGSGADTLWMETHLIDAPLVDDLHAAGFQLVAWTANDPAEIARLAALGVDGICGNYPERIVASRG
- a CDS encoding insulinase family protein, producing MPASAPTPRRFVLRLAAWCGGALLITAPPLHGQAVGPLTYEQFALPNGLEVVLAPDHSSQVVGISVWYDAGSRNEPAAKAGLARLFERLLFAGTAHVPPGGHATVATDLGGRVSASVDEEVGRFTTVLPSSRLALGLWLEAERMGSLAVNDTTVAEARLGLLDELRGQLQNEPYAEAISRGIGSLYDSTSCAGYTHSPAGTLLTISALATADAAQYRSERYAPNRARLVVAGDLDPVATRRLVTEYFSGIPRGPDAPAATCTPSYRPGPRELRATDPNATSIGAGLVYRIPSHEHPDTPALELLEIILSQGSAGRLTSELMRSARAAYGTQGGILGERRGPGAFALFAIASPGVSADSLLGLLARQSAWAAGPEITETDLARARTIYLAGAVSGRERPGDIAGVLQHAATFHGSAAAANTEVAQAQAVTLADLRRVAAAWLVPANALTLVVTPEAAR